One genomic window of Thalassolituus hydrocarboniclasticus includes the following:
- the pilQ gene encoding type IV pilus secretin PilQ family protein, with amino-acid sequence MIKALPVLLLALMASAVSAATLNDLKFSSLPGDVTEIRMVFDGTPPQVSGYTIEQPARIALDLPGVVSTLKTKRHQIGSGNARSATLVSTKDRSRLVVNLTRLVGYSTKVDGNTLLLRIGQTEGEKVFVADNSTDQAGMLSSDIKVVNVDFRRGELGEGQVQVMLNDPRASANIRREGNKIIADLKGVRLPEALSRRLDVTDFATPVRFVDTKREDNSTRIVIEPTSDDFEYLAYQTDKLLSINVSVLPEEQKEERKKQFPFTGEKLSLNFQNIEVRAVLQLIADFTGLNLVASDTVQGSITLRLQNVPWDQALDLVLKTKGLGKRQMGSVLLIAPAEEIAAREKIELEAVKQVEELAPLVTEYMQLKYAKASELAKLLTSEQGLLSERGSAVVDERTNTLLMKDTAGNLEKVREALNMLDVPVRQVLIEARIVVATTSVGEEMGVKWGGAGYKNNGNNWTTVGGSQTTIAEGNQVLLDRFNGDEPEAINLTSANIVDFGVTNAAATTFAVGYQTADYLLDLELAAIETDGRAEIVSQPRVITADGQTASIESGTEIPYQQASSSGATNVSFKSAVLRLEVTPQITPDDRIIMDLVINQDSVGELTPAGPSINTNAVETQVLVDNGETVVLGGIFRSEEVTAISKTPFFGDLPLIGALFRYNSHSEDKSELLVFITPRLVKDSLSNR; translated from the coding sequence ATGATAAAGGCACTACCGGTCCTGCTGCTGGCTTTGATGGCTTCTGCGGTTTCGGCGGCAACGCTGAACGATCTGAAGTTTTCTTCATTACCCGGAGACGTGACTGAAATCCGCATGGTTTTCGATGGTACGCCGCCGCAGGTCAGTGGCTATACCATTGAGCAGCCAGCGCGTATCGCTCTGGACTTGCCGGGTGTTGTCAGTACGCTGAAAACAAAGCGCCATCAGATCGGTTCCGGCAACGCCCGCAGCGCCACTCTGGTGTCGACCAAAGACCGCTCACGTCTGGTTGTTAACCTCACCCGTCTGGTGGGTTACAGCACCAAGGTTGATGGCAATACCCTGTTACTGCGTATCGGTCAGACAGAAGGCGAGAAAGTATTTGTCGCGGATAACAGCACCGATCAGGCAGGCATGCTGAGCAGCGATATCAAAGTGGTTAACGTTGATTTCCGTCGTGGCGAGCTGGGTGAAGGTCAGGTTCAGGTGATGCTGAACGATCCCCGTGCTTCTGCCAATATCCGTCGCGAAGGCAATAAGATTATTGCCGATCTGAAAGGCGTTCGTTTACCGGAAGCTCTGAGCCGTCGTCTGGATGTAACCGATTTTGCAACACCGGTACGCTTTGTCGACACCAAGCGTGAAGATAACTCTACCCGTATCGTGATTGAGCCAACCTCGGACGATTTCGAGTATCTGGCTTATCAGACCGACAAGTTGCTGTCGATCAACGTTTCTGTATTACCGGAAGAACAGAAAGAAGAACGCAAGAAACAGTTCCCGTTCACCGGCGAGAAGCTCTCTCTTAACTTCCAGAATATTGAAGTACGTGCGGTTCTGCAGCTGATCGCCGATTTTACCGGCCTCAACCTTGTGGCATCCGATACCGTTCAGGGCAGCATTACCCTGCGCCTGCAGAACGTGCCATGGGATCAGGCGCTGGATCTGGTACTGAAAACCAAAGGTCTGGGTAAACGCCAGATGGGCTCTGTACTGCTGATTGCGCCGGCGGAAGAAATTGCAGCACGTGAAAAAATCGAGCTGGAAGCGGTTAAACAGGTAGAAGAACTGGCTCCGCTGGTCACCGAATACATGCAGCTGAAATATGCCAAAGCCAGCGAGCTGGCCAAGCTGCTGACGTCCGAGCAGGGCTTGTTATCTGAGCGTGGTTCGGCGGTTGTCGATGAGCGCACCAATACCCTGCTGATGAAAGATACCGCCGGTAATCTGGAAAAAGTACGTGAAGCCCTGAATATGCTCGATGTGCCAGTGCGTCAGGTGCTGATTGAGGCCCGTATCGTCGTTGCCACTACCAGTGTTGGCGAAGAAATGGGTGTTAAGTGGGGTGGTGCCGGCTATAAAAATAACGGTAATAACTGGACGACGGTTGGCGGCAGTCAGACCACTATTGCGGAAGGTAATCAGGTTCTGCTTGACCGCTTTAATGGTGACGAGCCGGAAGCCATTAACCTGACTTCAGCAAACATTGTTGATTTCGGTGTGACCAACGCCGCGGCGACCACCTTTGCTGTGGGCTATCAGACCGCAGATTACCTGCTGGATCTGGAACTGGCGGCGATTGAAACCGATGGCCGTGCAGAAATCGTGTCGCAGCCACGGGTTATTACTGCTGATGGCCAGACGGCTTCTATCGAATCCGGTACTGAAATTCCATATCAGCAGGCCAGCTCCAGCGGTGCTACCAACGTGTCGTTCAAGTCTGCGGTACTGCGTCTGGAAGTAACACCGCAGATTACCCCGGATGACCGCATTATCATGGATCTGGTAATCAACCAGGATTCCGTGGGCGAACTGACTCCGGCAGGACCAAGCATCAACACTAACGCCGTGGAAACTCAGGTTCTGGTCGACAATGGCGAAACGGTGGTGCTGGGTGGTATCTTCCGCTCGGAAGAAGTAACGGCAATCAGTAAAACTCCGTTCTTTGGCGACCTGCCATTAATCGGCGCGCTGTTCCGCTATAACAGCCACTCCGAAGATAAGAGCGAGCTGCTGGTATTTATCACTCCGCGTCTGGTTAAGGATTCGCTCAGCAATCGTTAA
- the aroK gene encoding shikimate kinase AroK: protein MKRSQSVFLIGPMGAGKSTIGRLLSAELKLEFFDSDKVIEERCGANIPWIFDMEGESGFREREEQAIDELTQMGSIVLATGGGVVMREANRRHLSARGTVVYLCTSVEQQLARTAKDKNRPLLQAENPERILRDLFSVRDPLYREIADIIIETDQRNPRWVVQELKRLIKG from the coding sequence ATGAAGCGATCACAATCTGTCTTTCTAATAGGGCCAATGGGTGCGGGAAAAAGCACCATTGGCCGTTTGCTTTCCGCCGAACTCAAACTCGAATTCTTTGATTCTGATAAGGTCATAGAAGAGCGCTGCGGCGCCAATATTCCCTGGATATTTGATATGGAAGGGGAGAGTGGTTTTCGTGAGCGTGAAGAGCAGGCCATTGATGAACTGACCCAGATGGGGTCAATCGTACTGGCCACCGGTGGTGGTGTGGTTATGCGCGAAGCAAACCGCCGTCATCTGAGTGCACGCGGCACGGTTGTCTATCTGTGCACTTCGGTTGAGCAACAACTGGCGCGGACGGCAAAGGATAAAAACCGTCCGTTGCTGCAGGCTGAAAACCCGGAACGTATTCTGCGCGATCTGTTCAGTGTCCGTGATCCCTTGTACCGGGAAATTGCTGACATCATTATTGAAACCGACCAGCGCAACCCGCGCTGGGTGGTGCAGGAACTTAAAAGGCTTATAAAAGGCTGA
- the aroB gene encoding 3-dehydroquinate synthase, with amino-acid sequence MNTLTVDLGDRSYPIFIGAGLLGDSALYTPYIKGRQVLIVTNETVAPLYLQQVKAALTDYQVDEVILPDGEAYKDLSTLNLIYDALLQKQHNRTTTLLALGGGVVGDMCGYAAASYQRGVNFIQVPTTLLSQVDSSVGGKTGVNHPLGKNMIGAFHQPQCVIADTTTLNTLPERELSAGLAEVIKYGLICDSAFYQWIKDNIQALMAREPQALAYAIERSCQDKAEVVAQDETESGIRAILNLGHTFGHAIEAHQGYGQWLHGEAVGAGMLMAADLGWRMGHISAAELRELRSLLQAAQLPVVGPANMSEDDYLSRMQVDKKVLDGRIRLVLLQRIGEAYMTSDVPKDLLTQTLLAGDKLGTA; translated from the coding sequence ATGAATACCCTGACTGTCGATCTGGGCGACCGCAGCTACCCGATTTTTATCGGAGCCGGGCTGCTTGGCGATTCTGCGTTATACACCCCCTATATTAAAGGCCGCCAGGTTCTTATCGTCACCAATGAAACCGTTGCGCCTTTGTACCTGCAGCAGGTAAAAGCGGCATTAACGGACTATCAGGTCGATGAGGTTATCCTGCCGGATGGCGAGGCCTACAAAGACCTCAGCACGCTGAATCTTATTTATGACGCCCTGCTGCAGAAACAGCATAACCGTACAACGACCCTGCTGGCCCTTGGTGGCGGCGTTGTTGGTGATATGTGTGGTTATGCGGCTGCTTCTTATCAGCGTGGGGTGAACTTTATTCAGGTACCGACCACGCTGTTATCTCAGGTGGATTCCTCGGTCGGCGGCAAGACCGGTGTGAATCATCCGCTGGGTAAAAACATGATTGGCGCTTTTCATCAGCCGCAGTGCGTGATCGCCGATACCACTACCCTGAACACCCTGCCCGAGCGTGAGCTGTCAGCCGGTCTGGCGGAGGTAATCAAGTACGGTCTTATCTGTGACTCCGCGTTTTATCAGTGGATAAAAGACAATATTCAGGCGCTGATGGCGCGTGAGCCGCAGGCTCTGGCGTATGCGATTGAACGATCCTGTCAGGATAAGGCCGAAGTGGTGGCGCAGGATGAGACTGAATCCGGTATCCGCGCCATTCTGAATCTGGGTCATACCTTTGGTCATGCGATTGAAGCCCATCAGGGCTATGGTCAGTGGCTGCATGGTGAGGCTGTTGGTGCCGGTATGCTGATGGCGGCCGATCTTGGCTGGCGCATGGGGCATATCAGTGCTGCTGAATTGCGTGAACTGCGCTCATTACTGCAGGCAGCGCAGTTGCCAGTGGTCGGTCCGGCCAATATGTCAGAGGATGATTATCTGTCGCGCATGCAGGTGGATAAAAAAGTACTGGATGGCCGTATCCGTCTGGTGCTGTTGCAGCGTATCGGTGAGGCTTATATGACCTCGGATGTACCGAAAGACCTATTGACGCAAACCCTGCTGGCAGGGGATAAACTCGGTACGGCTTAA